The proteins below are encoded in one region of Doryrhamphus excisus isolate RoL2022-K1 chromosome 4, RoL_Dexc_1.0, whole genome shotgun sequence:
- the fsta gene encoding follistatin-A isoform X3: MFGMLKHHLQPGFFFFFIWFCHLMEHQKVQAGNCWLQQGKNGRCQVLYMPGMSREECCRSGRLGTSWTEEDVPNSTLFRWMIFNGGAPNCIPCKGGETCDNVDCGPGKRCKMNRRSKPRCVCAPDCSNITWKGPVCGSDGKTYKDECALLKAKCKAHPDLDVQYQGKCKKTCRDVRCPGSSTCVVDQTNNAYCVTCNRICPEVTSPEQYLCGNDGIVYASACHLRRATCLLGRSIGVAYEGKCIKAKSCEDIQCSAGKKCLWDARMSRGRCSLCDETCPESRTDEAVCASDNTTYPSECAMKQAACSMGVLLEVKHSGSCNYHNN; encoded by the exons ATGTTTGGGATGCTGAAACATCATCTCCAGCCgggctttttcttcttcttcatatgGTTCTGTCACCTTATGGAGCATCAAAAAGTTCAAG CTGGTAACTGCTGGTTGCAGCAGGGCAAGAACGGGCGGTGCCAGGTGCTCTACATGCCCGGAATGAGCAGGGAGGAGTGCTGCAGGAGCGGAAGACTAGGAACATCCTGGACCGAGGAGGATGTCCCCAACAGCACGCTGTTTAGGTGGATGATCTTCAATGGCGGAGCTCCCAATTGCATACCTTGCAAAGGTGGAG AAACGTGCGATAATGTTGACTGCGGGCCGGGGAAGAGGTGTAAGATGAACCGGAGGAGTAAGCCGCGTTGCGTTTGCGCGCCGGACTGCTCCAACATCACATGGAAGGGACCCGTCTGCGGCTCGGACGGCAAGACGTACAAAGACGAGTGCGCCCTGCTCAAGGCTAAATGCAAAGCTCACCCGGATTTGGACGTGCAGTATCAAGGCAAATGCAAGA AAACGTGCCGTGACGTGCGGTGCCCCGGCAGCTCCACCTGCGTGGTGGACCAGACCAACAACGCCTATTGTGTCACGTGTAATCGGATTTGCCCCGAGGTGACGTCACCCGAACAGTACCTGTGTGGCAACGACGGGATCGTGTATGCCAGCGCGTGCCACCTGAGGCGGGCCACCTGCCTCCTGGGCCGCTCCATCGGGGTGGCTTACGAGGGCAAATGCATCA AGGCCAAGTCATGCGAGGACATCCAGTGCAGCGCCGGCAAGAAGTGTCTGTGGGACGCCCGCATGAGTCGAGGACGCTGCTCGCTGTGCGACGAGACGTGTCCGGAGAGCCGGACGGATGAGGCGGTATGCGCCAGCGACAACACCACGTACCCCAGTGAATGTGCCATGAAGCAAGCCGCCTGCTCCATGGGGGTGCTGCTGGAGGTCAAACACTCGGGATCTTGCAACT ATCACAATAACTGA
- the fsta gene encoding follistatin-A isoform X1: protein MFGMLKHHLQPGFFFFFIWFCHLMEHQKVQAGNCWLQQGKNGRCQVLYMPGMSREECCRSGRLGTSWTEEDVPNSTLFRWMIFNGGAPNCIPCKGGETCDNVDCGPGKRCKMNRRSKPRCVCAPDCSNITWKGPVCGSDGKTYKDECALLKAKCKAHPDLDVQYQGKCKKTCRDVRCPGSSTCVVDQTNNAYCVTCNRICPEVTSPEQYLCGNDGIVYASACHLRRATCLLGRSIGVAYEGKCIKAKSCEDIQCSAGKKCLWDARMSRGRCSLCDETCPESRTDEAVCASDNTTYPSECAMKQAACSMGVLLEVKHSGSCNSITEDTEEDEEDEDYKAYVHLSSILDG from the exons ATGTTTGGGATGCTGAAACATCATCTCCAGCCgggctttttcttcttcttcatatgGTTCTGTCACCTTATGGAGCATCAAAAAGTTCAAG CTGGTAACTGCTGGTTGCAGCAGGGCAAGAACGGGCGGTGCCAGGTGCTCTACATGCCCGGAATGAGCAGGGAGGAGTGCTGCAGGAGCGGAAGACTAGGAACATCCTGGACCGAGGAGGATGTCCCCAACAGCACGCTGTTTAGGTGGATGATCTTCAATGGCGGAGCTCCCAATTGCATACCTTGCAAAGGTGGAG AAACGTGCGATAATGTTGACTGCGGGCCGGGGAAGAGGTGTAAGATGAACCGGAGGAGTAAGCCGCGTTGCGTTTGCGCGCCGGACTGCTCCAACATCACATGGAAGGGACCCGTCTGCGGCTCGGACGGCAAGACGTACAAAGACGAGTGCGCCCTGCTCAAGGCTAAATGCAAAGCTCACCCGGATTTGGACGTGCAGTATCAAGGCAAATGCAAGA AAACGTGCCGTGACGTGCGGTGCCCCGGCAGCTCCACCTGCGTGGTGGACCAGACCAACAACGCCTATTGTGTCACGTGTAATCGGATTTGCCCCGAGGTGACGTCACCCGAACAGTACCTGTGTGGCAACGACGGGATCGTGTATGCCAGCGCGTGCCACCTGAGGCGGGCCACCTGCCTCCTGGGCCGCTCCATCGGGGTGGCTTACGAGGGCAAATGCATCA AGGCCAAGTCATGCGAGGACATCCAGTGCAGCGCCGGCAAGAAGTGTCTGTGGGACGCCCGCATGAGTCGAGGACGCTGCTCGCTGTGCGACGAGACGTGTCCGGAGAGCCGGACGGATGAGGCGGTATGCGCCAGCGACAACACCACGTACCCCAGTGAATGTGCCATGAAGCAAGCCGCCTGCTCCATGGGGGTGCTGCTGGAGGTCAAACACTCGGGATCTTGCAACT CCATCACAGAAGACacggaggaggatgaggaagatgaagactACAAGGCCTATGTCCATTTATCTTCTATACTGGATGGATaa
- the fsta gene encoding follistatin-A isoform X2 translates to MFGMLKHHLQPGFFFFFIWFCHLMEHQKVQAGNCWLQQGKNGRCQVLYMPGMSREECCRSGRLGTSWTEEDVPNSTLFRWMIFNGGAPNCIPCKETCDNVDCGPGKRCKMNRRSKPRCVCAPDCSNITWKGPVCGSDGKTYKDECALLKAKCKAHPDLDVQYQGKCKKTCRDVRCPGSSTCVVDQTNNAYCVTCNRICPEVTSPEQYLCGNDGIVYASACHLRRATCLLGRSIGVAYEGKCIKAKSCEDIQCSAGKKCLWDARMSRGRCSLCDETCPESRTDEAVCASDNTTYPSECAMKQAACSMGVLLEVKHSGSCNSITEDTEEDEEDEDYKAYVHLSSILDG, encoded by the exons ATGTTTGGGATGCTGAAACATCATCTCCAGCCgggctttttcttcttcttcatatgGTTCTGTCACCTTATGGAGCATCAAAAAGTTCAAG CTGGTAACTGCTGGTTGCAGCAGGGCAAGAACGGGCGGTGCCAGGTGCTCTACATGCCCGGAATGAGCAGGGAGGAGTGCTGCAGGAGCGGAAGACTAGGAACATCCTGGACCGAGGAGGATGTCCCCAACAGCACGCTGTTTAGGTGGATGATCTTCAATGGCGGAGCTCCCAATTGCATACCTTGCAAAG AAACGTGCGATAATGTTGACTGCGGGCCGGGGAAGAGGTGTAAGATGAACCGGAGGAGTAAGCCGCGTTGCGTTTGCGCGCCGGACTGCTCCAACATCACATGGAAGGGACCCGTCTGCGGCTCGGACGGCAAGACGTACAAAGACGAGTGCGCCCTGCTCAAGGCTAAATGCAAAGCTCACCCGGATTTGGACGTGCAGTATCAAGGCAAATGCAAGA AAACGTGCCGTGACGTGCGGTGCCCCGGCAGCTCCACCTGCGTGGTGGACCAGACCAACAACGCCTATTGTGTCACGTGTAATCGGATTTGCCCCGAGGTGACGTCACCCGAACAGTACCTGTGTGGCAACGACGGGATCGTGTATGCCAGCGCGTGCCACCTGAGGCGGGCCACCTGCCTCCTGGGCCGCTCCATCGGGGTGGCTTACGAGGGCAAATGCATCA AGGCCAAGTCATGCGAGGACATCCAGTGCAGCGCCGGCAAGAAGTGTCTGTGGGACGCCCGCATGAGTCGAGGACGCTGCTCGCTGTGCGACGAGACGTGTCCGGAGAGCCGGACGGATGAGGCGGTATGCGCCAGCGACAACACCACGTACCCCAGTGAATGTGCCATGAAGCAAGCCGCCTGCTCCATGGGGGTGCTGCTGGAGGTCAAACACTCGGGATCTTGCAACT CCATCACAGAAGACacggaggaggatgaggaagatgaagactACAAGGCCTATGTCCATTTATCTTCTATACTGGATGGATaa
- the LOC131127924 gene encoding integrin alpha-2-like isoform X1, whose product MEYLRGNIFFALIVITADRINLSDSFNVGTSGAKIFSGSPVEEFGYTVQQATNHEGKWLLVGAPWSGFPQNRKGDLYKCPVSGSRTNCDKLNLQDSVNIPDVRNININMSLGLTLSRMPAVNGLMMCGPLWAQQCGDQNYYPGLCARLSPLLQPQPAFAPAVQTCGGPMDIVIVLDGSNSIYPWAPMRDFLQKLIPTLEIGPQNTQVSVIQYAVESKFEFTLSQYKTKEEVLNAASKVTQMQGSSTNTFHAIQYASQWGFNPTNGARPGASKVMVVVTDGESHDKAFRDAIIAECEKQGITRFGIAVLGYYTRNNIDTENLIKEIKSIASVPTENYFFNVSEEAALSTIAGTLGNRIFNIEGTGKGGDNFKMEMSQVGFSAHYSSKRDMMLLGAVGAYGWTGTVVHQTGSKMNVLPVTAFEATLQDRNSSSLLGYSVSTLSGGTTEYFVAGAPRSNHSGQVIVYSFNAQEQFTIIDSERGKQIGSYFGSVLCSVDVDKDGVTDLLLVGAPMFMSELKREQGRVYLFSVTKGILNEQGFLKGSSPIENARFGMAVSVIPDLDLDGYSDVVVGAPLEDKGRGVIYIYNGRKKTLNRQFSQRISGSSMDPQVKLFGRSLDSSKDLNDDTLPDISVGAYGKVVQLWSRGVASVSAGATFKPEKINIFSKTCDVSGRKMSCFNTNLCFNAIFRPKKPIGPIDISYTLILDADLQASRVTSRGLFMKNNERFILGKATISSTPLCQDYQVYVQETPDFVNSLSLKVDIEQQNPDANPVLDIDSSTAWEFFIPFTKDCGSDEICVSDLVLSVNTNTKGSSSAPFLVSANTRELSFEVTVKNKKENAYNTRVLATYSGNLFYSSVFPPTDGVKCTSTQEQTVACQIGYPALKKDQEMKFQLNFEYNLNYPLNRAKVKFEAKSDSQEQVTTDNQVEVSIPLKYDVGIVLSRKSNINFYVANSTTAPVTMLKTLDDIGPEFNFTVKISTGNFPVSLLYLTISLPMTTKGGNPLLYLTSVDTQAGGSISCDSSSLVDPLKIGVKNNQVSFTEESLRGIQKLDCQSAKCEQIKCLLKDTEVTSDYYVKVKTRIWSGTFNKVVYQTTELISTVDVETSNPDLLIVRLKELPVVVTVSKPGEKGDVPVGVIVGSVIAGLVLLGLAVALLWKFGFFKRKYQQLKKEDDEQSHAHEDGVL is encoded by the exons ATGGAATACCTCCGGGGGAACATCTTCTTTGCGCTGATTGTCATTA CAGCTGACAGAATCAACCTCTCCGACTCCTTCAACGTGGGCACTTCAGGTGCTAAGATTTTCAGCGGCTCACCGGTGGAGGAGTTTGGCTACACAGTCCAGCAGGCTACCAACCACGAGGGCAAATG GCTCCTGGTTGGTGCTCCTTGGAGTGGTTTCCCTCAAAACAGGAAAGGGGATTTGTACAAATGTCCCGTGTCAGGGTCCAGAACCAACTGTGACAAGCTTAACCTTCAAG ATTCAGTCAATATTCCAGATGTGAGaaatatcaacatcaacatGTCTCTGGGTTTGACCCTGTCACGCATGCCTGCTGTCAACGGTTTGATG ATGTGCGGTCCTCTGTGGGCACAGCAGTGCGGCGATCAGAACTACTATCCTGGACTGTGTGCAAGACTGAGCCCCCTTCTTCAACCTCAACCTGCCTTCGCTCCTGCTGTCCAGA CATGTGGAGGACCGATGGACATTGTGATTGTATTGGACGGCTCTAACAGTATCTACCCTTGGGCTCCAATGAGGGATTTCCTTCAGAAACTCATACCAACGCTCGAAATCGGTCCCCAAAACACCCAG GTCAGCGTCATTCAGTATGCTGTTGAATCCAAGTTTGAATTCACGCTGAGCCAGTACAAAACCAAAGAGGAGGTCCTGAATGCGGCGTCCAAAGTCACACAAATGCAAGGTTCCTCCACCAATACGTTTCATGCCATTCAATATGCCAG TCAGTGGGGTTTCAACCCGACTAACGGGGCCCGACCGGGTGCCTCTAAGGTGATGGTGGTTGTCACTGACGGTGAGTCACATGACAAGGCTTTCAGGGATGCGATCATCGCTGAATGTGAAAAGCAAGGAATCACCCGCTTTGGTATTGCT GTCCTGGGTTACTACACCAGAAACAACATTGACACAGAAAACCTCATTAAAGAAATCAAATCCATTGCCAGCGTACCCACAGAAAATTACTTCTTCAACGTATCTGAAGAAGCAGCCCTCTCCACCATTGCTGGAACGTTGGGCAACCGTATCTTCAACATAGAAG GCACTGGAAAGGGGGGTGATAACTTCAAGATGGAGATGTCCCAAGTGGGCTTCAGTGCTCACTACTCCAGCAAAAGG GATATGATGCTGCTGGGAGCAGTGGGAGCATATGGTTGGACTGGGACTGTTGTCCACCAAACAGGCTCTAAAATGAATGTTCTACCTGTCACAGCCTTTGAGGCAACACTTCAAGACAGAAACAGCAGTTCACTACTGG GTTACTCTGTCAGCACACTGAGTGGTGGCACTACTGAATATTTTGTAGCTGGTGCACCACGCTCCAATCACTCCGGACAAGTCATCGTCTACAGCTTCAATGCGCAGGAGCAATTCACTATTATCGATTCAGAGAGAGGAAAGCAG ATTGGGTCTTACTTTGGCAGCGTCCTGTGCTCTGTGGACGTGGACAAAGATGGAGTGACGGACCTCCTTCTGGTTGGGGCACCCATGTTTATGAGCGAGCTGAAGAGAGAGCAAGGTCGTGTTTACCTCTTCTCCGTTACCAAG GGTATCCTGAATGAGCAAGGGTTCCTTAAAGGCTCGTCTCCAATTGAGAATGCACgttttgggatggctgtgtccgTCATTCCCGACCTGGACCTTGATGGTTACAGTGATGTTGTTGTTGGAGCGCCCCTAGAGGATAAAGGAAGAGGCGTCATCTACATCTACAATGGCAGGAAGAAGACGTTAAACAGACAGTTTTCTCAG AGAATATCCGGCTCCAGTATGGATCCTCAAGTGAAACTTTTTGGGAGATCCCTAGATAGCTCCAAAGACCTGAATGACGACACACTTCCTGACATCTCAGTGGGTGCATATGGTAAAGTGGTGCAGCTCTG GTCCCGAGGTGTCGCCTCAGTCTCAGCTGGTGCTACTTTTAAACCTGagaaaatcaacattttcagCAAAACTTGTGATGTTAGTGGACGCAAGATGTCGTGTTTCAATACCAACCTCTGTTTCAACGCAATATTCAGGCCCAAGAAACCCATTGGACCCATTG ATATTTCCTACACCTTGATTCTGGACGCTGATTTGCAGGCATCTCGTGTGACTTCAAGAGGACTcttcatgaaaaataatgagCGTTTCATTTTGGGGAAAGCAACGATATCATCTACACCGCTGTGTCAAGACTACCAAGTCTATGTACAG GAGACCCCAGATTTTGTCAATTCTCTCAGTTTGAAAGTGGACATCGAGCAGCAGAATCCAGACGCTAACCCTGTCCTCGACATCGATTCCTCCACCGCCTGGGAGTTCTTT aTCCCTTTCACTAAAGACTGTGGCTCTGATGAAATATGCGTCAGTGATCTGGTGCTGAGTGTGAATACCAACACAAAAGGCTCCAG CTCAGCTCCTTTTCTGGTCAGCGCCAATACGCGCGAGCTGTCGTTTGAGGTGACGGTGaagaacaaaaaagaaaatgcttATAACACTCGGGTGTTGGCCACATATTCTGGCAACCTCTTCTACTCCTCTGTATTTCCGCCT ACTGATGGAGTGAAATGCACATCGACTCAAGAGCAAACTGTTGCTTGCCAAATAGGATACCCAGCCTTGAAAAAGGACCAAGAG atgAAATTTCAGCTCAATTTCGAATATAACCTCAATTATCCGTTAAATCGAGCTAAGGTCAAGTTTGAGGCTAAAAG TGACAGCCAAGAGCAGGTAACCACAGACAACCAAGTGGAAGTGTCCATTCCTCTCAAATATGACGTCGGGATTGTTTTATCCAG GAAATCAAATATCAACTTCTACGTGGCCAATTCAACGACTGCGCCGGTAACAATGCTGAAAACACTCGATGACATTGGACCTGAGTTTAACTTTACTGTGAAG ATTTCTACCGGCAACTTTCCCGTCAGTCTACTGTATTTGACCATCTCTCTGCCAATGACCACCAAGGGCGGAAACCCACTCCTCTATCTTACCAGTGTGGACACGCAAGCT GGAGGTTCTATCAGCTGTGATTCCAGCAGCCTGGTGGACCCACTGAAGATCGGGGTCAAAAACAACCAAGTATCTTTCACTGAAGAGAGTCTCAGAGGCATTCAGAAGCTG GACTGCCAGAGTGCAAAGTGTGAACAAATCAAATGTCTCCTTAAAGACACAGAGGTCACAAGCGACTACTACGTGAAAGTCAAAACAAGGATTTGGAGTGGGACGTTTAATAAG GTCGTCTACCAAACCACCGAGCTCATCTCCACTGTTGATGTGGAGACCTCCAACCCTGATTTACTCATCGTCCGCCTCAAAGAGCTGCCG GTGGTGGTTACAGTCAGTAAACCAGGAGAGAAGGGTGACGTTCCAGTAGGAGTTATAGTGGGCAGTGTCATCGCTGGACTGGTGCTACTGGGACTGGCTGTCGCGCTACTGTGGAAG TTTGGCTTTTTCAAAAGGAAATACCAGCAGCTGAAGAAAGAAGACGATGAGCAGAGCCACGCTCACGAGGACGGAGTGTTGTGA
- the LOC131127924 gene encoding integrin alpha-2-like isoform X2: protein MEYLRGNIFFALIVITDRINLSDSFNVGTSGAKIFSGSPVEEFGYTVQQATNHEGKWLLVGAPWSGFPQNRKGDLYKCPVSGSRTNCDKLNLQDSVNIPDVRNININMSLGLTLSRMPAVNGLMMCGPLWAQQCGDQNYYPGLCARLSPLLQPQPAFAPAVQTCGGPMDIVIVLDGSNSIYPWAPMRDFLQKLIPTLEIGPQNTQVSVIQYAVESKFEFTLSQYKTKEEVLNAASKVTQMQGSSTNTFHAIQYASQWGFNPTNGARPGASKVMVVVTDGESHDKAFRDAIIAECEKQGITRFGIAVLGYYTRNNIDTENLIKEIKSIASVPTENYFFNVSEEAALSTIAGTLGNRIFNIEGTGKGGDNFKMEMSQVGFSAHYSSKRDMMLLGAVGAYGWTGTVVHQTGSKMNVLPVTAFEATLQDRNSSSLLGYSVSTLSGGTTEYFVAGAPRSNHSGQVIVYSFNAQEQFTIIDSERGKQIGSYFGSVLCSVDVDKDGVTDLLLVGAPMFMSELKREQGRVYLFSVTKGILNEQGFLKGSSPIENARFGMAVSVIPDLDLDGYSDVVVGAPLEDKGRGVIYIYNGRKKTLNRQFSQRISGSSMDPQVKLFGRSLDSSKDLNDDTLPDISVGAYGKVVQLWSRGVASVSAGATFKPEKINIFSKTCDVSGRKMSCFNTNLCFNAIFRPKKPIGPIDISYTLILDADLQASRVTSRGLFMKNNERFILGKATISSTPLCQDYQVYVQETPDFVNSLSLKVDIEQQNPDANPVLDIDSSTAWEFFIPFTKDCGSDEICVSDLVLSVNTNTKGSSSAPFLVSANTRELSFEVTVKNKKENAYNTRVLATYSGNLFYSSVFPPTDGVKCTSTQEQTVACQIGYPALKKDQEMKFQLNFEYNLNYPLNRAKVKFEAKSDSQEQVTTDNQVEVSIPLKYDVGIVLSRKSNINFYVANSTTAPVTMLKTLDDIGPEFNFTVKISTGNFPVSLLYLTISLPMTTKGGNPLLYLTSVDTQAGGSISCDSSSLVDPLKIGVKNNQVSFTEESLRGIQKLDCQSAKCEQIKCLLKDTEVTSDYYVKVKTRIWSGTFNKVVYQTTELISTVDVETSNPDLLIVRLKELPVVVTVSKPGEKGDVPVGVIVGSVIAGLVLLGLAVALLWKFGFFKRKYQQLKKEDDEQSHAHEDGVL, encoded by the exons ATGGAATACCTCCGGGGGAACATCTTCTTTGCGCTGATTGTCATTA CTGACAGAATCAACCTCTCCGACTCCTTCAACGTGGGCACTTCAGGTGCTAAGATTTTCAGCGGCTCACCGGTGGAGGAGTTTGGCTACACAGTCCAGCAGGCTACCAACCACGAGGGCAAATG GCTCCTGGTTGGTGCTCCTTGGAGTGGTTTCCCTCAAAACAGGAAAGGGGATTTGTACAAATGTCCCGTGTCAGGGTCCAGAACCAACTGTGACAAGCTTAACCTTCAAG ATTCAGTCAATATTCCAGATGTGAGaaatatcaacatcaacatGTCTCTGGGTTTGACCCTGTCACGCATGCCTGCTGTCAACGGTTTGATG ATGTGCGGTCCTCTGTGGGCACAGCAGTGCGGCGATCAGAACTACTATCCTGGACTGTGTGCAAGACTGAGCCCCCTTCTTCAACCTCAACCTGCCTTCGCTCCTGCTGTCCAGA CATGTGGAGGACCGATGGACATTGTGATTGTATTGGACGGCTCTAACAGTATCTACCCTTGGGCTCCAATGAGGGATTTCCTTCAGAAACTCATACCAACGCTCGAAATCGGTCCCCAAAACACCCAG GTCAGCGTCATTCAGTATGCTGTTGAATCCAAGTTTGAATTCACGCTGAGCCAGTACAAAACCAAAGAGGAGGTCCTGAATGCGGCGTCCAAAGTCACACAAATGCAAGGTTCCTCCACCAATACGTTTCATGCCATTCAATATGCCAG TCAGTGGGGTTTCAACCCGACTAACGGGGCCCGACCGGGTGCCTCTAAGGTGATGGTGGTTGTCACTGACGGTGAGTCACATGACAAGGCTTTCAGGGATGCGATCATCGCTGAATGTGAAAAGCAAGGAATCACCCGCTTTGGTATTGCT GTCCTGGGTTACTACACCAGAAACAACATTGACACAGAAAACCTCATTAAAGAAATCAAATCCATTGCCAGCGTACCCACAGAAAATTACTTCTTCAACGTATCTGAAGAAGCAGCCCTCTCCACCATTGCTGGAACGTTGGGCAACCGTATCTTCAACATAGAAG GCACTGGAAAGGGGGGTGATAACTTCAAGATGGAGATGTCCCAAGTGGGCTTCAGTGCTCACTACTCCAGCAAAAGG GATATGATGCTGCTGGGAGCAGTGGGAGCATATGGTTGGACTGGGACTGTTGTCCACCAAACAGGCTCTAAAATGAATGTTCTACCTGTCACAGCCTTTGAGGCAACACTTCAAGACAGAAACAGCAGTTCACTACTGG GTTACTCTGTCAGCACACTGAGTGGTGGCACTACTGAATATTTTGTAGCTGGTGCACCACGCTCCAATCACTCCGGACAAGTCATCGTCTACAGCTTCAATGCGCAGGAGCAATTCACTATTATCGATTCAGAGAGAGGAAAGCAG ATTGGGTCTTACTTTGGCAGCGTCCTGTGCTCTGTGGACGTGGACAAAGATGGAGTGACGGACCTCCTTCTGGTTGGGGCACCCATGTTTATGAGCGAGCTGAAGAGAGAGCAAGGTCGTGTTTACCTCTTCTCCGTTACCAAG GGTATCCTGAATGAGCAAGGGTTCCTTAAAGGCTCGTCTCCAATTGAGAATGCACgttttgggatggctgtgtccgTCATTCCCGACCTGGACCTTGATGGTTACAGTGATGTTGTTGTTGGAGCGCCCCTAGAGGATAAAGGAAGAGGCGTCATCTACATCTACAATGGCAGGAAGAAGACGTTAAACAGACAGTTTTCTCAG AGAATATCCGGCTCCAGTATGGATCCTCAAGTGAAACTTTTTGGGAGATCCCTAGATAGCTCCAAAGACCTGAATGACGACACACTTCCTGACATCTCAGTGGGTGCATATGGTAAAGTGGTGCAGCTCTG GTCCCGAGGTGTCGCCTCAGTCTCAGCTGGTGCTACTTTTAAACCTGagaaaatcaacattttcagCAAAACTTGTGATGTTAGTGGACGCAAGATGTCGTGTTTCAATACCAACCTCTGTTTCAACGCAATATTCAGGCCCAAGAAACCCATTGGACCCATTG ATATTTCCTACACCTTGATTCTGGACGCTGATTTGCAGGCATCTCGTGTGACTTCAAGAGGACTcttcatgaaaaataatgagCGTTTCATTTTGGGGAAAGCAACGATATCATCTACACCGCTGTGTCAAGACTACCAAGTCTATGTACAG GAGACCCCAGATTTTGTCAATTCTCTCAGTTTGAAAGTGGACATCGAGCAGCAGAATCCAGACGCTAACCCTGTCCTCGACATCGATTCCTCCACCGCCTGGGAGTTCTTT aTCCCTTTCACTAAAGACTGTGGCTCTGATGAAATATGCGTCAGTGATCTGGTGCTGAGTGTGAATACCAACACAAAAGGCTCCAG CTCAGCTCCTTTTCTGGTCAGCGCCAATACGCGCGAGCTGTCGTTTGAGGTGACGGTGaagaacaaaaaagaaaatgcttATAACACTCGGGTGTTGGCCACATATTCTGGCAACCTCTTCTACTCCTCTGTATTTCCGCCT ACTGATGGAGTGAAATGCACATCGACTCAAGAGCAAACTGTTGCTTGCCAAATAGGATACCCAGCCTTGAAAAAGGACCAAGAG atgAAATTTCAGCTCAATTTCGAATATAACCTCAATTATCCGTTAAATCGAGCTAAGGTCAAGTTTGAGGCTAAAAG TGACAGCCAAGAGCAGGTAACCACAGACAACCAAGTGGAAGTGTCCATTCCTCTCAAATATGACGTCGGGATTGTTTTATCCAG GAAATCAAATATCAACTTCTACGTGGCCAATTCAACGACTGCGCCGGTAACAATGCTGAAAACACTCGATGACATTGGACCTGAGTTTAACTTTACTGTGAAG ATTTCTACCGGCAACTTTCCCGTCAGTCTACTGTATTTGACCATCTCTCTGCCAATGACCACCAAGGGCGGAAACCCACTCCTCTATCTTACCAGTGTGGACACGCAAGCT GGAGGTTCTATCAGCTGTGATTCCAGCAGCCTGGTGGACCCACTGAAGATCGGGGTCAAAAACAACCAAGTATCTTTCACTGAAGAGAGTCTCAGAGGCATTCAGAAGCTG GACTGCCAGAGTGCAAAGTGTGAACAAATCAAATGTCTCCTTAAAGACACAGAGGTCACAAGCGACTACTACGTGAAAGTCAAAACAAGGATTTGGAGTGGGACGTTTAATAAG GTCGTCTACCAAACCACCGAGCTCATCTCCACTGTTGATGTGGAGACCTCCAACCCTGATTTACTCATCGTCCGCCTCAAAGAGCTGCCG GTGGTGGTTACAGTCAGTAAACCAGGAGAGAAGGGTGACGTTCCAGTAGGAGTTATAGTGGGCAGTGTCATCGCTGGACTGGTGCTACTGGGACTGGCTGTCGCGCTACTGTGGAAG TTTGGCTTTTTCAAAAGGAAATACCAGCAGCTGAAGAAAGAAGACGATGAGCAGAGCCACGCTCACGAGGACGGAGTGTTGTGA